TGTGCCGACGGGGTACGGCCTGCATGCGCGTGTCCATGTGGTTGAGCTTGCGCTGGATATCCAGCACCCAACTACGCTTCTTGAGTCGCTCGCGCAGCCGCCCTGCCCCGGCCAGATACGGACTGGCCATGGCGGTTTCGATTTCACGGCGCGCGTCGTCGGGCGCAATGCCGGCACCCACCATGGCATGCAGCAGGCTTGCCGGTTCGCCATCGAGGATCAGGTTCTCGGCGATCCAGCGGCGCCATTCATTGTCTACGGGTACGCGGGTGGCGGTTGTCATGGTCACATTCCTTGCGTGTTCTCGGTCGCCCGGCCCGAAACAGGCAGCAGCGAGGGTGGGGGTGGATTCGATCAGAAGGGGCTGCATGCCCGCATCTCGGCCAGCCTGGCGCGCAGGGGCTTCTGGAACCGGCGTGAGGCCTTGTCCCGGCCCGATCTGGATCAGCAGCGTGCGGCACTCAGCGGTGGGGGCGCTCCCGCATCCATTTGGTCATGATCCACTTCTCGCCAGCGGTCACGGGGGCACCACCATGCAAAGTCAGCGGGTCGATTTGTCCCTGCCGATTGAAATAGCGGAAGTACACCGCCGAGCCCTTGCGCGGGATCACGCTGAGCCCGGCATCAGGGAAGATGGTCGCGCCACCCTCGGGTACATCGTTGAGGTACAGCACCATCGTCGCCACGCGCTGACCGCTACGCGCCAGGTGCGTGGCGCTGCCCGGGTCGTTCGGCGGGAAGTAATCGAAATGCGGGGTGTATTCCCCCCCCACGCCGTATCGCAGTATCTGTAGCCCCTCGCCATTCTCGACCGGCCAGTTCATCAGCGCCGAGATGCGGGCATCGAGGCGGGTGATGAAGGCATCCTCGCACAGGCCGAAGAAGGTGCCCTCGCTGGTCCGATCCTCAATCACATCCTCGCCCCCGGTCTTGGGGTTCACCGTGGTTGAGCGGCGCAGCTTGGAGCGCGAGCGTTCGATGACTTCGTCGCACTCCTCATCGCTAAGCACTCCGTCCAGCACCAGCACCTGGGGCTTGTCGCACCGCATGGATACGGACACGAGGCGATCGCCACCGTCCAGGCGATTACCCACCGGCATGGGCCAGGCATCGTGGACATAGCTGCCGGCAACCGCCTGAACCGGCGCAGCCACCGCAGCGGCGCTGGTGCCACCTCGCTGGTACACCTGCACCAGTGCCTGCGCATAGATACATTCGAAGCCCGCCTTGACCATGGCTTCAATCATGGATTCGGCGCTACAGCCACGCGCCGTGTTGTCAGTCAGCCAGCCTTGCCATTCCTTGGTGAGTTCCATCATGTCCGCTCTCCCTATTGCTGCGCGCTGT
The nucleotide sequence above comes from Chitinimonas sp. BJYL2. Encoded proteins:
- a CDS encoding 2OG-Fe(II) oxygenase, whose protein sequence is MMELTKEWQGWLTDNTARGCSAESMIEAMVKAGFECIYAQALVQVYQRGGTSAAAVAAPVQAVAGSYVHDAWPMPVGNRLDGGDRLVSVSMRCDKPQVLVLDGVLSDEECDEVIERSRSKLRRSTTVNPKTGGEDVIEDRTSEGTFFGLCEDAFITRLDARISALMNWPVENGEGLQILRYGVGGEYTPHFDYFPPNDPGSATHLARSGQRVATMVLYLNDVPEGGATIFPDAGLSVIPRKGSAVYFRYFNRQGQIDPLTLHGGAPVTAGEKWIMTKWMRERPHR